One Gammaproteobacteria bacterium genomic window carries:
- a CDS encoding EB_dh domain-containing protein codes for MNQNQPPIRLIRLLARYAMSIVGILGVLLFPVLAGAEDNLAAVYTNSKGPILDANAEFWHEANAVKVAMYPQMVTTPTKPEAAITSLTVKAAHNDQWLAILIEWPDATRNDLLVVDQFGDQVAVEFPIDANPNALPSPMMGNPGGRVNILQWRAALQRDIDQGELKIQDLYPNAVFDIYPDQVLRATDSRPYSGALGVDNPVSRAHQSPVLDQMAEGWGTLTTKPDQHADGKGIWENGTWRVIITTSLSTADTNSLHLSAGQFTNVAFAVWEGGNKEVGSRKAWSAWVPFTLE; via the coding sequence ATGAACCAGAACCAACCCCCCATTAGATTGATCCGGTTGCTAGCAAGATATGCGATGAGTATCGTAGGAATTCTCGGTGTCCTGTTGTTTCCGGTCCTAGCGGGCGCGGAGGATAATCTTGCGGCTGTCTATACCAACAGCAAGGGGCCAATCCTGGATGCCAACGCAGAATTCTGGCACGAGGCCAACGCGGTGAAGGTAGCAATGTATCCTCAAATGGTTACCACCCCGACCAAGCCCGAGGCAGCGATAACGAGTCTGACCGTTAAAGCGGCCCACAATGATCAGTGGTTGGCAATTCTTATCGAATGGCCAGATGCCACACGTAATGATCTCCTGGTGGTTGATCAATTCGGCGATCAGGTAGCGGTGGAGTTTCCCATCGATGCCAATCCCAATGCCCTGCCGAGCCCAATGATGGGTAATCCTGGTGGTAGGGTAAACATTCTGCAATGGCGAGCCGCCCTTCAGCGTGATATTGACCAGGGTGAACTCAAGATCCAGGACCTCTATCCCAACGCCGTCTTTGATATCTACCCAGATCAGGTGCTGCGAGCCACTGATTCTCGTCCTTACAGCGGGGCACTGGGGGTGGACAATCCAGTATCACGGGCTCATCAAAGTCCAGTGCTCGATCAAATGGCAGAGGGCTGGGGTACCCTCACCACCAAACCCGATCAACACGCCGACGGTAAAGGAATATGGGAAAACGGTACCTGGCGAGTAATCATCACCACCTCACTGTCCACAGCAGATACCAATAGCCTCCATCTGTCGGCAGGTCAATTCACCAATGTTGCCTTTGCGGTGTGGGAGGGTGGCAATAAGGAGGTAGGTTCACGCAAGGCATGGTCGGCGTGGGTACCATTCACCCTGGAGTAA